The following proteins are encoded in a genomic region of Gimesia algae:
- a CDS encoding protein kinase domain-containing protein: MSPSDNKPDSDKPQGNQFNPTVPLDKVESSVPPPDTTFIPHIDLAATMMEDWQTALGDDVAPGKTIKVPRSDSDSLSNTVKLSDELDATQTYPTGTGTDDDFVIGIGYEVDQLLGEGGMGVVYAGRQQSMDRPVAIKVLKPETEQSDGSQRAFTSEAIITGGLDHPNIVPIYDLGKQADDALFYAMKQVEGVEWKDRIATNSLSENLDILLRVADAVAFAHARCIIHRDLKPANIMLGSFGEVLLMDWGLAMPTQDHPRRELYHTPAPGGTPYYMAPEMINGVEQVDRRSDVYLLGGILFEMITGKPPHTLDAPPETQREHVVACLAAVSQNMIAATEKTGELLDIARKAMATNPADRYQSVPEFQEAIRGYLSHEESIELAARAAERLDVARKNGDYEEFSRTRFGFETALEEWPENVRAQEGLKATKYDYAKTALDRGDLDQGLSLLDETNAEHSKLRSSIQTAIVKRDTRQQQVRRLKRVSFAASLVVALVASVATVWINSERDKALVAQDKALAAQKEEAIQREQAQRSEQEAQEQRLLAIAAREKALVAQKIAQENEKKAIAAEARAKQEAQKALHNFKIAERNGYYSDMLLLQKAWQDADPFKLIQILGRYRKREDLRGFEWDYWNRMSQTNLLSFREHSGKVTDIAYSPDGTKIASAATDKTVKVWDTRTWTAKVQAEYYARGLLISLRQRVESLEELQKRVQEDKTLSEGVKNQAFEWAELFWKNRVVRNIPQPESGKIEAPL; this comes from the coding sequence ATGTCACCATCAGACAACAAACCGGACAGTGACAAGCCACAGGGAAATCAATTCAATCCTACAGTGCCGCTGGACAAGGTTGAGTCTTCTGTTCCGCCTCCGGATACGACCTTCATCCCACACATTGATCTTGCGGCAACCATGATGGAAGACTGGCAGACCGCACTCGGCGATGATGTCGCACCAGGCAAAACAATCAAAGTGCCACGATCCGATTCTGACAGTTTAAGCAATACCGTTAAGTTGAGCGACGAGCTCGATGCCACTCAGACGTATCCTACAGGGACAGGTACCGATGACGATTTTGTGATTGGTATCGGCTATGAAGTTGACCAATTGTTGGGCGAAGGTGGGATGGGCGTTGTCTATGCAGGGCGTCAGCAATCGATGGATCGTCCGGTTGCCATTAAGGTGCTCAAGCCAGAAACCGAGCAGAGCGATGGTAGTCAACGGGCCTTTACTTCAGAAGCGATTATTACCGGTGGTCTGGATCATCCAAATATTGTACCCATCTACGATCTGGGCAAGCAGGCAGACGATGCATTATTCTATGCGATGAAGCAGGTAGAGGGAGTCGAGTGGAAGGATCGGATTGCCACGAACAGTCTCTCTGAAAATCTGGATATCCTGTTGCGTGTTGCAGATGCGGTTGCATTTGCTCATGCACGATGCATCATCCACCGTGATCTGAAACCAGCCAATATTATGCTGGGGTCGTTTGGTGAAGTTCTGCTGATGGACTGGGGGTTGGCGATGCCCACGCAGGATCATCCACGGCGTGAACTCTACCATACGCCAGCACCCGGTGGGACGCCATATTACATGGCACCGGAAATGATCAATGGCGTAGAACAGGTCGACCGTCGCAGCGACGTGTATCTACTCGGTGGTATTTTGTTTGAGATGATCACGGGCAAACCTCCCCATACGCTTGATGCCCCCCCTGAGACTCAGCGCGAGCATGTTGTGGCCTGCCTGGCGGCCGTTTCTCAAAACATGATTGCAGCAACTGAAAAAACAGGCGAATTGCTGGACATTGCGCGGAAAGCGATGGCCACTAATCCGGCAGATCGCTATCAGAGCGTGCCGGAGTTCCAAGAGGCTATCCGTGGATATCTTTCGCATGAAGAGAGTATTGAACTTGCCGCGCGGGCAGCGGAGCGACTGGATGTCGCCCGGAAGAACGGTGATTATGAAGAATTCAGCCGAACACGCTTTGGATTTGAAACGGCGCTGGAAGAGTGGCCGGAGAATGTGCGCGCTCAAGAGGGGTTGAAAGCAACAAAATACGATTATGCAAAAACCGCCCTGGATCGTGGCGACCTGGATCAGGGACTGTCACTGCTGGATGAAACCAATGCGGAGCATTCTAAGCTGCGGTCGTCAATCCAGACAGCGATAGTCAAACGTGACACGCGGCAGCAGCAGGTGCGTCGTTTGAAGCGTGTCAGTTTTGCCGCCAGTCTGGTGGTCGCCCTGGTTGCCAGTGTGGCTACAGTGTGGATCAATTCCGAACGCGATAAGGCACTCGTTGCACAAGATAAAGCCCTTGCCGCCCAAAAAGAAGAAGCGATCCAGCGGGAACAGGCGCAGCGTAGTGAGCAGGAAGCACAAGAACAGCGTCTGCTTGCCATTGCCGCCAGAGAGAAAGCCCTCGTCGCCCAGAAGATCGCACAGGAAAATGAAAAAAAGGCGATTGCTGCTGAGGCAAGAGCGAAGCAAGAGGCGCAAAAAGCTCTACATAATTTTAAAATTGCTGAACGGAATGGTTATTACTCAGACATGCTATTGCTGCAAAAAGCATGGCAGGATGCAGATCCTTTCAAGCTTATACAAATTCTAGGCCGGTATCGGAAGCGTGAAGATTTACGAGGATTCGAGTGGGACTATTGGAACCGCATGAGTCAAACTAACTTGCTGAGTTTCCGAGAACACTCTGGTAAAGTTACCGATATTGCTTACAGTCCGGATGGCACGAAGATTGCCTCAGCCGCTACTGACAAAACGGTGAAAGTCTGGGACACACGGACCTGGACAGCTAAAGTGCAAGCGGAGTATTATGCCAGAGGATTGTTAATCTCGCTGCGGCAGCGTGTCGAATCGCTGGAAGAACTTCAGAAGCGTGTTCAAGAGGACAAGACACTCAGTGAGGGAGTTAAAAACCAGGCATTCGAATGGGCAGAGCTGTTCTGGAAAAACCGCGTTGTTCGGAATATCCCTCAGCCAGAATCTGGTAAAATTGAAGCCCCTCTATGA
- a CDS encoding DUF1501 domain-containing protein, which translates to MKYQNTFPSFNRRECLAAGVALAGGLATSQLSVAETTPKLIRGNTEHVISIWLGGGMGQIDTFDPKRKGDPKTRKAGAYYDSIDTAVPGVQLCEHLKTLAPLMDRVTAMRTVNHESIDEHAAATNRMHTGRPISGTVTYPSLGSLVTHERGAVSDGAPPYVLIGYPNVTRGPGFLGASHGYLYLTNTNEGPAGLSRPDHITSDRQARRESFLAVLQKQGKATSEQRVRDYEAAIQQSLKLSGPEFNQAFQLDKEPADLRTRYGGEFGQRCLLSRRLVERGVRFIEVSHNLNFLNGAGWDVHYEGILLQHKLIQEMDTAVATLISDLEQKKLLDKTLIVITTEFGRPPEFDSGGGRGHQGTAFSCVLAGGGLRHRGAWGVTDELSKKIVENPVGLPDFFATILASLGIDYTKNLYANDRPIPITDGGLPVKELFA; encoded by the coding sequence ATGAAATACCAAAATACATTTCCCTCTTTCAATCGACGCGAATGTCTGGCCGCGGGAGTGGCACTGGCAGGTGGACTGGCAACTTCGCAACTCAGCGTGGCAGAAACAACGCCAAAACTGATTCGCGGCAATACAGAGCATGTAATTTCGATCTGGCTCGGCGGGGGGATGGGACAAATTGATACCTTTGATCCCAAGCGAAAGGGAGATCCCAAAACCAGGAAGGCGGGAGCATATTATGACTCGATCGATACTGCCGTGCCGGGTGTGCAGCTTTGTGAACATCTCAAGACGCTGGCCCCATTGATGGATCGTGTCACGGCAATGCGAACGGTCAATCATGAATCGATCGACGAACACGCTGCCGCCACAAATCGCATGCACACCGGTCGCCCAATCAGTGGTACGGTCACCTATCCCTCTCTTGGTTCGCTGGTGACTCACGAACGAGGCGCGGTCTCTGACGGCGCGCCCCCTTATGTCTTAATCGGATATCCGAATGTGACGCGTGGTCCAGGCTTTCTGGGTGCCAGCCATGGCTATCTCTATCTGACAAATACTAATGAAGGTCCAGCAGGATTGTCTCGACCTGATCATATTACATCCGACCGACAGGCGCGACGAGAATCATTCCTTGCAGTTTTACAGAAACAAGGAAAAGCAACCAGCGAACAGAGGGTACGCGACTATGAAGCCGCCATTCAACAGAGTTTGAAGCTGAGTGGACCGGAATTTAATCAGGCCTTTCAACTGGATAAGGAACCAGCAGACCTGCGGACAAGGTACGGTGGAGAATTCGGTCAACGCTGCCTGTTAAGCCGTCGTCTTGTGGAACGAGGCGTTCGATTCATTGAAGTCTCACACAACCTGAACTTTCTAAACGGAGCCGGCTGGGATGTGCATTACGAGGGAATTTTGCTGCAGCACAAACTGATCCAGGAAATGGATACCGCGGTCGCCACCTTGATTTCCGATCTGGAACAGAAAAAACTTCTGGACAAGACTCTGATCGTCATTACAACGGAATTTGGTCGTCCGCCGGAATTCGACAGCGGCGGCGGACGCGGACATCAGGGAACCGCGTTCAGTTGTGTTCTCGCCGGCGGCGGTCTAAGACACCGGGGCGCGTGGGGAGTGACCGACGAGCTATCAAAGAAAATCGTCGAAAACCCGGTGGGCCTTCCGGATTTCTTTGCCACAATTCTCGCCTCTCTGGGGATCGACTACACGAAGAATCTCTATGCTAACGATCGGCCAATCCCCATCACAGACGGCGGCCTGCCTGTCAAAGAACTGTTTGCATAG
- a CDS encoding DUF1553 domain-containing protein, with protein sequence MTELTVQIKRGAVPVAFLISGIVALLRLALILSLTSIYVCPVHAGDAAPVARWDFSTEEATPLSVHGNVTRDQAGPVPPEFPDFAKDNTAIRLDGKGAYIAVNDPGDKSIFDFTNGDTMTVEAWVKVAKIRNGQPMYVIGKGRTHSPHVAPDNQNWALRVVGAGDAAKLSFLFATPTPPGAKGPHWHRWTSKLKFAVVTGWHHIAVTYQFGQPDSIQGWIDGQPTDGVWDLQGATKAAPVVDNDQIWIGSSMGGNTANSFNGWVDAIAVYRARLNNKVIASHFHRLGGPRTVGPAPEKMPEISDVPPGKVLVTFSESMPASDRWLNTGEKWPQETSRWLGTEFLLPRIPLRYDDWGIRASWKAPLLVRMVADVELQPGTHRLLLRARALGRLWIDGKVVARTKALTYRPPNGEEPITPLADPPLPGARVKGYRMQEVFGEITIPHHDDGTTRLCRVVLELVSGGKSLRTETGEICVAIQTDDGNSYAVIRPQQQDALPLTDTAVNPVLAQIESAITRLEDETRLKAAASQDAFWQTRHAAARAWTSQHPAPEIPTVVDSDINHPIDRFLASKIDKALLESSATDRSQAEHFHKTILPLLQENCFRCHGDKDKGGLRLNTRENALKSGHSEIPAIVPGDISASELLERIRAEDESIRMPPTGKPLSKREIAELEKWIQQGAIWPAVPLEASEVALATVINDEAFLKRIYLDTVGVPPTLAEVRQFLEDSNPDKRNQLIDRLLEDDRFADHWVSYWMDLLAENPTLLNASLNSTGPFRWFLYDALRDKKAFDRIVTELLLMRGSPHEGGSAGFAIAAENDSPFAAKGHIVASAFLGIELQCARCHDSPYHSTTQRDLFSLAAMMNRKPLTVPSTSRVPDAFFEKKDRESLIRVTLKPDETIQADWPFAGVTGAVDDSKIDSLMHNPQDTRERLAALITAPENERFANVIVNRLWKQLIGTGLVEPVYDWEGRKPSHPKMLDWLSRQFVTHDYDLNHVIRLIVTSQVYQREATGNNGNKSETLRFFTAPEKRRLTAEQIVDAMHAATGKQLDVEELTFVHDGQRDVSNRLSLGRPSRAWMFADLKNERDRPSLSLPYARTVTDVLEAFGWTGSRQKPIMHRESEPNVLQPGVLANGTLSMNLIRVSNQSELAQLAVDSRQPEEIIEALYLRFLCRLPNQEELKTFSHALAQGFDSRLLPADEIVPVQEPAPLPQVTWFNHLRPEANTIQQDVERRVRKGPPADPRLRPEWREVYEDIIWSLMNHREFVWVP encoded by the coding sequence ATGACAGAACTGACGGTCCAGATCAAACGCGGTGCTGTCCCGGTGGCTTTCTTGATTTCAGGAATCGTCGCGCTGTTACGGCTTGCACTAATTTTATCTTTGACGTCTATCTACGTCTGCCCCGTACATGCCGGTGATGCAGCACCGGTCGCCAGATGGGATTTCTCGACGGAAGAAGCGACTCCCTTGTCCGTGCATGGCAACGTGACCCGTGATCAGGCTGGTCCTGTTCCGCCTGAGTTCCCAGACTTTGCAAAGGATAACACGGCAATTCGCCTTGATGGCAAGGGCGCATACATTGCCGTCAATGACCCCGGGGACAAGAGTATTTTCGACTTCACAAATGGTGATACGATGACTGTCGAAGCCTGGGTAAAGGTCGCGAAAATTCGTAATGGACAGCCGATGTATGTCATCGGGAAAGGACGGACTCACTCTCCGCATGTTGCGCCTGACAATCAGAACTGGGCACTGCGCGTGGTGGGTGCCGGTGATGCAGCGAAACTCAGCTTCTTATTCGCAACACCCACTCCCCCCGGTGCCAAAGGCCCTCACTGGCATCGCTGGACATCAAAATTAAAATTTGCCGTAGTAACTGGTTGGCATCATATTGCGGTAACTTATCAGTTTGGCCAACCCGATTCCATTCAAGGCTGGATTGATGGTCAACCCACTGACGGAGTATGGGATCTGCAGGGGGCAACCAAAGCGGCTCCCGTAGTTGACAACGATCAGATCTGGATCGGCTCATCCATGGGAGGCAATACCGCCAACAGCTTTAACGGCTGGGTAGATGCAATTGCAGTCTATCGGGCGAGATTAAATAACAAGGTCATCGCATCTCATTTTCATCGACTCGGCGGCCCGCGTACTGTGGGACCTGCGCCTGAAAAAATGCCCGAGATTTCCGATGTGCCTCCCGGGAAAGTTCTGGTTACATTTTCCGAAAGCATGCCTGCCTCTGATCGCTGGTTGAATACAGGCGAGAAATGGCCACAGGAGACGTCCCGCTGGCTTGGCACGGAATTTCTGCTCCCGCGAATTCCATTGCGTTACGATGACTGGGGCATTCGCGCCAGCTGGAAAGCGCCACTGCTGGTGCGCATGGTGGCGGATGTGGAACTGCAACCGGGCACACATCGGCTTTTGCTCCGAGCGCGTGCCCTGGGACGATTATGGATTGACGGCAAGGTTGTGGCACGCACGAAAGCGCTCACATATCGTCCGCCTAATGGTGAAGAACCGATTACGCCTCTGGCTGATCCCCCCTTGCCTGGTGCCCGTGTGAAGGGTTATCGGATGCAGGAAGTCTTTGGTGAGATCACAATCCCCCATCATGATGATGGCACAACCCGACTCTGTCGCGTTGTGCTGGAACTCGTAAGCGGTGGAAAGAGCTTGCGGACGGAAACTGGTGAAATCTGTGTGGCGATCCAGACGGACGATGGAAATTCTTATGCGGTCATACGACCTCAACAACAGGATGCTCTTCCCTTAACAGATACTGCCGTTAATCCTGTACTGGCGCAAATTGAGTCTGCGATTACTCGACTGGAAGATGAGACCCGACTCAAGGCGGCTGCGAGCCAGGACGCCTTCTGGCAGACACGACATGCTGCCGCCCGCGCATGGACGTCACAACACCCTGCTCCTGAAATTCCCACCGTTGTAGATTCTGATATCAACCACCCGATTGATCGCTTCCTGGCCAGCAAGATCGATAAAGCACTCTTAGAATCTTCGGCCACGGATCGCAGTCAGGCAGAACACTTTCACAAGACAATTCTGCCACTTCTGCAAGAGAATTGCTTCCGCTGCCATGGAGACAAAGACAAAGGCGGATTAAGACTGAACACCAGAGAGAATGCATTGAAGTCAGGCCATTCCGAAATCCCGGCGATTGTTCCCGGTGATATATCTGCCAGTGAACTGCTGGAACGCATCCGAGCGGAAGACGAAAGCATTCGTATGCCTCCGACTGGGAAACCTCTCAGTAAGCGAGAGATTGCGGAACTGGAAAAGTGGATTCAGCAGGGAGCGATCTGGCCTGCCGTTCCATTGGAGGCTTCAGAAGTGGCGCTGGCAACGGTGATCAACGATGAAGCATTCCTGAAACGGATTTATCTCGATACCGTGGGTGTCCCGCCTACGTTGGCTGAAGTCAGACAGTTTCTGGAAGATTCCAATCCGGACAAACGCAATCAACTGATTGACCGCCTGCTGGAAGATGACCGCTTTGCTGACCATTGGGTGAGTTATTGGATGGATTTACTGGCTGAGAATCCGACCTTACTGAATGCATCGCTGAACAGCACAGGCCCCTTTCGCTGGTTTCTGTATGATGCCTTGCGAGATAAAAAAGCCTTCGACAGAATCGTGACGGAACTGTTACTGATGCGCGGCAGTCCACATGAAGGTGGCAGTGCCGGTTTTGCAATCGCTGCAGAAAATGATTCCCCTTTTGCTGCCAAAGGGCATATCGTCGCGTCCGCATTTCTGGGAATCGAACTCCAGTGCGCACGGTGCCACGACTCCCCTTATCACAGCACGACTCAGCGCGACTTATTCTCGCTGGCAGCGATGATGAACCGTAAACCTTTAACGGTTCCCTCGACAAGTCGCGTGCCAGATGCCTTCTTTGAAAAGAAAGACCGAGAGTCTCTGATCCGGGTCACGCTGAAGCCGGACGAAACGATTCAGGCTGACTGGCCATTTGCAGGTGTTACCGGAGCCGTTGATGATTCGAAAATTGACTCACTCATGCACAACCCGCAGGATACACGGGAACGGTTAGCCGCGCTGATCACTGCTCCGGAAAACGAGCGTTTTGCCAATGTGATCGTCAATCGTTTGTGGAAGCAGTTGATCGGGACAGGTCTGGTGGAACCAGTTTATGACTGGGAAGGCCGCAAACCAAGTCACCCGAAGATGCTGGACTGGCTGTCACGCCAGTTTGTGACTCATGACTATGATCTGAATCACGTCATTCGTTTGATCGTTACTTCACAAGTTTACCAGCGTGAAGCGACCGGGAATAACGGGAATAAATCTGAAACGCTGCGGTTCTTTACTGCTCCTGAGAAACGCCGACTGACTGCGGAACAAATTGTAGACGCCATGCATGCAGCGACCGGAAAACAGTTGGACGTTGAAGAATTGACCTTTGTGCACGATGGGCAACGAGACGTCAGTAATCGCCTGTCATTGGGACGCCCCAGCCGAGCCTGGATGTTTGCGGATTTAAAGAACGAGCGAGACCGACCGAGTCTTTCTCTGCCTTATGCCCGGACCGTGACCGATGTTCTGGAGGCGTTTGGCTGGACTGGATCTCGTCAGAAACCGATCATGCATCGCGAGTCGGAGCCGAATGTCCTGCAACCGGGAGTATTAGCGAACGGCACTCTATCCATGAATCTCATTCGTGTGTCAAATCAAAGTGAACTGGCTCAGTTGGCGGTCGACAGCAGGCAGCCTGAGGAAATCATTGAAGCGTTATATCTTCGTTTTCTGTGTCGTCTTCCGAATCAGGAAGAACTGAAGACCTTCAGTCACGCATTGGCGCAAGGGTTTGATTCCCGTCTGCTGCCGGCAGACGAAATCGTTCCTGTTCAAGAACCAGCTCCCTTACCGCAGGTAACCTGGTTTAATCACTTGCGACCGGAAGCGAATACGATCCAACAGGATGTGGAGCGACGTGTCCGCAAGGGACCACCGGCTGATCCCCGTTTACGTCCCGAATGGCGGGAAGTTTATGAAGACATTATCTGGAGTCTGATGAATCATCGGGAATTTGTCTGGGTTCCCTAG